A stretch of the Bacillus anthracis str. Vollum genome encodes the following:
- a CDS encoding alanine/glycine:cation symporter family protein: METVSKVLEQINHYVWGLPTLLLLVGTGIILTVRLKGLQFSKLLYAHKLAFKKSEDTSSSGDISHFQALMTAMAATIGMGNIAGVATAVTIGGPGAIFWMWITALFGMATKYAEAILAVKYRVSNENGEYSGGPMYYLERGLGKKWLAVLFAIFGTTASFGIGNMVQSNSVAEAMRINFSFPPALTGIVMSFLIAIVILGGVKKIGKVTGYVVPIKAFFYIIAGLIIIFYHYDQIPEAFSLIFSGAFNGTAAAGGFIGSTVASAIQIGMARGVFANEAGLGSAPIAAAAAKTDSPAKQALVSMTGTFLDTFIVCTITGLVLITTGAWKSGKTGVEATTLAFQSVFGTAGSMILGIAIILFAYSTILGWSYYGEKCVAYLFGEGAVRYYKAIFIVMIAIGANLKLGIVWTFADIANGLMAIPNLIGLIGLSGIVVAETNRFLQAEKLKENNKKQAS, encoded by the coding sequence ATGGAGACAGTAAGTAAAGTATTAGAACAAATCAATCACTATGTGTGGGGATTACCAACGTTATTGTTACTCGTTGGTACTGGTATTATTCTCACAGTGCGTTTAAAAGGTTTACAGTTTAGTAAACTATTATACGCTCACAAACTAGCTTTTAAAAAATCAGAAGATACATCTTCCTCTGGAGATATTAGCCACTTCCAAGCGCTTATGACAGCTATGGCGGCAACGATTGGTATGGGAAATATAGCTGGTGTTGCAACTGCTGTGACGATCGGTGGACCTGGTGCAATCTTTTGGATGTGGATTACTGCTTTGTTTGGTATGGCAACAAAATATGCCGAAGCAATTCTTGCAGTGAAATACCGTGTCAGTAATGAAAATGGTGAATATTCAGGTGGACCAATGTACTATTTAGAACGTGGTTTAGGTAAGAAATGGCTTGCAGTTTTATTCGCTATATTCGGTACAACTGCTTCTTTCGGTATCGGTAATATGGTGCAGTCTAATTCAGTTGCAGAGGCAATGCGAATTAATTTCTCTTTCCCCCCTGCTTTAACTGGTATAGTAATGTCATTTTTAATCGCTATCGTTATTTTAGGCGGTGTAAAAAAAATCGGGAAAGTGACAGGGTATGTCGTTCCTATTAAAGCTTTCTTTTATATCATTGCTGGTCTTATTATTATTTTCTATCACTACGATCAAATTCCAGAAGCATTTTCACTTATTTTTTCTGGTGCATTTAACGGTACTGCAGCGGCTGGTGGTTTTATCGGTTCAACAGTTGCATCTGCTATTCAAATCGGAATGGCGCGCGGCGTATTTGCGAACGAAGCTGGTTTAGGGAGTGCACCTATTGCCGCGGCGGCTGCAAAAACTGATTCACCTGCAAAGCAAGCTTTAGTTTCAATGACTGGTACTTTTCTAGATACTTTTATTGTATGTACAATTACAGGACTTGTATTAATTACTACAGGCGCATGGAAATCTGGTAAAACTGGCGTTGAAGCTACAACACTTGCGTTCCAATCTGTATTCGGTACTGCAGGTAGTATGATTCTCGGTATCGCAATTATTTTATTCGCCTACTCTACTATTTTAGGGTGGTCGTATTATGGAGAAAAGTGTGTAGCTTATTTATTTGGAGAAGGTGCTGTTCGTTATTATAAAGCAATCTTTATAGTAATGATTGCTATTGGTGCGAATTTAAAACTAGGTATCGTATGGACATTTGCGGATATTGCAAATGGACTTATGGCGATTCCAAACTTAATTGGTCTTATTGGGTTAAGTGGTATTGTTGTTGCTGAAACGAATCGCTTTTTACAAGCAGAGAAATTGAAAGAAAATAATAAAAAACAGGCAAGTTAA